The proteins below come from a single uncultured Carboxylicivirga sp. genomic window:
- a CDS encoding RagB/SusD family nutrient uptake outer membrane protein translates to MKNIYKILLYSLVIFSIGLGSCEDYLDRDPESIVSEEIAFKNYINFQGFIDEIYNCIPDKQKYYWVTSYNWGDDEIFNVPANFVMGHQMDIGNFWAWQNNDQSWLDAGRADATSNDKFNHRLWSHAWYCIRKANMGLENLDRLVTATAEEKRLIEGQLYFFRGWWHFELMQWFGGLQYIDRVLSPTEAFNLPRLSYQECADKAGADFRMAADLLPIDWDNTATGNNTSGKNQLRVNKIAALGYLGKNYLWAGSPLMKNGAQVGGAMTYDYDQAYCQQAADAFGELLNLVEGGETQYTLASFEYDDIYNHVKSGTEKSYSEIFYTRGQGFLQPGADEAIFRGRTYGENGSAWNFLKTWGPKVNGLVEHDNVIHHPTANYVKFYGMANGLPIDDPNSGFDPNYPFKDRDPRFYHDIIVDGFKYVNSAMLAEDEHLRYTGLASGGTMRDPQNGSRTGYFTQKFAPHECNKYDKAYDWGDGIQTYLPYMRLSDIYLMYAEACAAIGGAQTTSATYAKTAEEAINTVRERVGAGFVDASYVADNNKFIDEIRRERAVELSFEGFRFNDLQRWLLLTEYPYNVKTSNEFDRVESLDWFKENDCKDARVANFREEIILTRNFSKKHYWLPLKVSDVSLYPEFNQNPGW, encoded by the coding sequence ATGAAAAATATATATAAAATACTTCTATACAGCCTGGTTATTTTTTCGATCGGATTAGGTAGCTGTGAAGATTATTTAGATAGGGATCCGGAATCAATAGTTTCAGAAGAAATAGCCTTTAAGAATTACATTAATTTTCAAGGTTTTATTGATGAAATTTATAATTGTATACCGGATAAACAAAAGTACTATTGGGTAACATCTTATAATTGGGGTGACGATGAAATCTTTAATGTTCCGGCTAACTTTGTGATGGGACATCAAATGGATATTGGTAACTTCTGGGCATGGCAAAACAACGATCAAAGTTGGTTAGATGCTGGAAGAGCTGATGCAACCTCAAATGATAAGTTTAATCACAGGTTATGGTCTCATGCCTGGTATTGTATTCGTAAAGCCAATATGGGTTTAGAAAACCTGGATAGATTGGTGACAGCAACAGCTGAAGAAAAAAGGCTGATTGAGGGTCAATTGTATTTTTTCCGTGGATGGTGGCATTTTGAGTTAATGCAATGGTTCGGTGGATTACAATATATTGATAGAGTGTTATCCCCAACAGAAGCTTTTAATCTACCTCGTTTAAGTTATCAGGAATGCGCTGATAAAGCAGGGGCTGATTTTAGAATGGCTGCTGATTTGTTACCTATCGACTGGGATAATACGGCAACAGGTAATAACACAAGTGGAAAGAACCAATTGCGAGTTAATAAAATAGCAGCCTTAGGATATCTTGGGAAAAATTACCTGTGGGCGGGTAGTCCTTTAATGAAAAATGGAGCCCAAGTTGGAGGAGCAATGACCTATGATTATGATCAAGCTTACTGTCAACAAGCAGCAGATGCTTTTGGTGAGTTGTTAAACTTGGTAGAAGGTGGAGAAACCCAGTATACACTTGCCAGTTTCGAATATGACGATATATACAATCATGTTAAATCGGGTACTGAGAAATCTTATTCTGAAATTTTCTATACCAGAGGGCAAGGCTTTTTGCAGCCAGGAGCCGATGAAGCAATATTCCGAGGACGAACATATGGTGAAAATGGGTCGGCATGGAACTTCTTGAAAACATGGGGACCAAAAGTTAATGGGTTGGTTGAACATGATAATGTTATACATCATCCAACAGCAAATTATGTTAAGTTTTATGGGATGGCGAATGGTTTACCCATAGATGATCCAAATTCTGGATTTGATCCGAATTATCCATTTAAGGATAGAGATCCACGTTTCTATCATGATATTATAGTTGATGGATTTAAATATGTAAATTCTGCCATGCTTGCGGAGGATGAACATTTGAGGTATACTGGGTTAGCATCAGGTGGAACGATGAGAGATCCTCAGAATGGAAGCCGTACTGGTTATTTTACACAAAAATTTGCTCCTCATGAATGTAATAAGTATGATAAGGCCTATGATTGGGGAGATGGAATTCAGACTTACCTTCCATATATGAGGTTAAGTGATATTTATTTAATGTATGCCGAAGCTTGCGCAGCTATTGGGGGTGCCCAAACTACATCAGCTACCTATGCAAAAACGGCGGAGGAAGCTATTAACACAGTACGCGAAAGAGTAGGTGCTGGCTTTGTAGATGCAAGTTATGTTGCAGATAATAATAAGTTCATTGACGAAATTAGAAGAGAAAGAGCCGTAGAATTGTCTTTCGAAGGATTTAGGTTTAATGATTTGCAAAGATGGTTATTGTTAACAGAGTATCCATACAATGTCAAAACATCTAATGAATTTGACCGTGTTGAATCTTTAGATTGGTTTAAAGAAAATGATTGTAAAGATGCCAGAGTAGCTAATTTTAGAGAGGAAATTATTTTAACACGCAATTTTAGTAAGAAACATTATTGGTTACCTCTAAAAGTTTCTGATGTCTCACTTTATCCTGAATTTAATCAGAATCCAGGTTGGTAA
- a CDS encoding SusC/RagA family TonB-linked outer membrane protein: MKYIQLRFICLALFIMVPLFLIEAQNNEGNETDTLKLIKDPLVQVAYKKVAKSELLGGVSVVDLAEITKMNYTTYSLDNMQGYIGGYTGNSLWGMGDYLVLVDGIPRDANNVLPTEIEQITFLKGASAIAIYGSRAANGVIYISTKRGADSDLDIKVRVNTGWHVAKSFPKYLSSAEYMTLNNEASLNDGKDIVYSEEDIYNFSTGNNPYRYPNVDFYSSDYLKKSYNRTDVITEITGGNERAKFYSNIGYYTTGDMINFGEAEDNNTNRLNIRGNVDVNINNNVSAYINANATFYNARTANSSSDNNYWQNAASMRPNRISPLVPISFLDPNDQQSWDYINSSSNIIGGQYFLAGTQSEPTNIFADYYAGGYNKWTSRQFQFDTGIDFDLQRVLQGLSFHTQFAVDYSTTYSTSFNNSYAVFNPVWRDYNGVEYVHLPSRIGNDEKSGNQNIANSSSRQTTLFSGRLMYETSVSDSHNISTMLIVSGWQQKQSAEYHAISNTNLGWQFDYNYKSKYYASLSATATHSARLAEGNRTAISPSATLAWRISKENFLSGSNVIDDLKLSASASILNTDIDIEDYYMYSGKYENADGAYWGWSDGRPEQSTNVKRGSNEELDFIKRQELSASIYASLWNRKVEISTSVFTNKMDGGIIIPSTIFPSYFSTYYPESTFRPYFNYNVDERNGFDFSVNFNKHVGEFDLSLGLNGVYYTTNAAKRDEANEWDYQNRQGQPLDGIWGLKSDGFFNSQEEIDNSPEQRFSGTIKPGDIKYIDQNGDGVIDEQDNVYLGKGGWSGAPFTAGVNLVAKWKNLTFFALGTGSFGAYAMKNSSYFWVSGNGKYSEVVRDRWTEATKETATYPRLTTESGDNNFRNSDFWLYKTDRFNLAKVQITYDIPKNILQNVVFQDISMYVSGSNLLTISKEREILEMNVGSAPQTRFYNFGIKAVF, encoded by the coding sequence ATGAAATATATACAATTAAGATTCATTTGCCTGGCATTATTTATTATGGTTCCATTATTTCTTATTGAGGCCCAAAATAATGAAGGAAATGAAACTGATACGCTAAAATTGATAAAGGACCCACTGGTGCAGGTTGCTTATAAAAAGGTCGCGAAAAGTGAACTTTTAGGGGGTGTTTCAGTAGTTGATTTAGCCGAAATAACAAAAATGAATTATACAACATATAGCCTTGATAATATGCAAGGTTATATAGGCGGATATACAGGTAATTCTCTTTGGGGAATGGGTGATTATTTGGTTTTAGTAGATGGTATTCCAAGAGATGCCAATAATGTTTTGCCTACTGAAATTGAACAAATTACCTTTTTAAAAGGTGCGTCAGCAATTGCCATTTATGGTAGTAGAGCTGCAAATGGCGTCATCTATATTTCAACTAAAAGAGGTGCTGATAGTGATCTTGACATTAAAGTAAGGGTTAATACTGGATGGCATGTTGCGAAAAGCTTTCCTAAGTATTTAAGTTCTGCTGAATATATGACACTTAATAATGAGGCTTCATTAAATGATGGAAAAGATATAGTTTATAGTGAAGAAGATATCTATAATTTTAGTACAGGTAACAATCCTTACCGTTATCCAAATGTCGATTTTTATTCATCCGATTATTTAAAAAAATCATATAATCGCACAGATGTAATTACAGAAATTACCGGTGGTAATGAAAGAGCTAAATTCTACTCGAATATTGGTTATTATACTACAGGTGATATGATTAACTTTGGAGAAGCAGAGGATAATAATACGAATAGATTAAATATACGAGGTAATGTAGATGTTAATATAAATAATAATGTTAGTGCCTACATAAATGCAAATGCCACGTTCTATAACGCACGAACCGCAAATTCAAGTAGTGATAATAACTATTGGCAAAATGCTGCAAGTATGAGACCCAATCGTATTTCACCTCTTGTGCCTATTAGCTTTTTAGATCCGAATGACCAACAATCGTGGGATTACATTAATAGTAGTAGCAATATTATTGGAGGTCAATATTTTTTAGCCGGAACACAGAGTGAACCAACTAATATTTTTGCAGACTATTATGCAGGAGGATACAATAAATGGACCAGTCGACAATTTCAGTTTGACACAGGTATAGATTTTGACCTGCAAAGAGTATTACAGGGTTTATCATTTCATACACAATTTGCTGTTGATTACTCCACCACATATAGTACATCATTTAACAATTCATATGCTGTTTTTAATCCAGTGTGGAGAGATTATAATGGAGTTGAGTATGTTCATTTACCATCAAGGATTGGGAATGATGAGAAATCGGGTAATCAAAACATTGCTAATAGTAGCAGTAGACAAACCACTCTATTTTCTGGAAGATTAATGTATGAGACCTCTGTCAGTGATTCTCATAACATTAGCACTATGCTTATTGTATCTGGGTGGCAGCAAAAACAATCAGCTGAATATCACGCAATAAGTAATACAAACTTAGGTTGGCAATTCGATTATAATTATAAAAGTAAGTATTATGCTAGTTTAAGTGCAACTGCAACTCATTCTGCAAGGTTAGCAGAAGGTAACCGAACTGCCATTTCTCCTTCTGCAACTTTAGCATGGAGAATAAGCAAAGAGAATTTCTTATCAGGTTCAAATGTTATTGATGACCTTAAGTTAAGTGCCTCAGCCAGTATTTTGAATACCGATATAGATATTGAAGATTACTATATGTATAGCGGTAAATACGAAAATGCAGATGGAGCATATTGGGGATGGTCAGATGGTCGTCCTGAACAGTCTACGAATGTTAAAAGAGGATCCAATGAAGAGTTGGATTTTATCAAGCGCCAAGAGTTATCAGCCTCTATTTATGCTTCATTATGGAATAGAAAAGTTGAAATAAGTACGTCTGTATTTACGAATAAAATGGATGGAGGGATTATTATCCCATCGACTATTTTCCCTAGTTATTTCTCAACCTACTATCCTGAATCTACGTTTCGTCCTTACTTCAATTATAATGTGGATGAAAGAAATGGATTTGATTTTAGTGTTAATTTTAATAAGCACGTTGGTGAATTTGATTTAAGCCTTGGATTAAACGGTGTTTACTATACAACTAATGCAGCTAAACGTGATGAAGCAAATGAATGGGATTATCAAAACCGTCAAGGACAGCCGTTAGATGGTATTTGGGGGTTGAAAAGTGATGGATTCTTTAATAGTCAGGAAGAAATTGATAATTCTCCAGAACAACGATTCTCAGGAACAATAAAGCCTGGTGATATCAAATATATTGATCAAAATGGTGACGGTGTTATCGATGAGCAGGATAATGTTTACCTGGGTAAAGGAGGATGGTCTGGTGCCCCATTTACAGCTGGTGTGAATTTAGTAGCTAAATGGAAGAATTTGACCTTTTTCGCATTAGGTACAGGTAGTTTTGGAGCCTATGCTATGAAAAATAGTTCTTATTTTTGGGTGTCAGGTAATGGAAAGTATTCAGAAGTAGTACGCGATAGGTGGACAGAAGCTACCAAAGAAACCGCCACTTATCCAAGGTTAACTACTGAATCAGGTGATAATAATTTTAGAAATTCAGACTTTTGGTTATATAAAACGGATCGTTTCAATTTGGCTAAAGTGCAGATTACTTATGATATACCGAAAAATATTTTGCAAAATGTAGTTTTCCAGGATATTTCAATGTATGTAAGCGGATCGAATCTATTAACCATATCAAAAGAACGTGAAATTCTGGAGATGAACGTGGGAAGTGCTCCCCAAACGCGTTTCTATAACTTTGGTATAAAAGCCGTTTTTTAA
- a CDS encoding DUF5627 domain-containing protein produces the protein MNKMKQYKVIWGLSILLFGFLITSCENKEVIFPDFEYSTVYFANQYPVRTIVLGDDIFDNTLDNEHKCKIYATMGGVYQNDKNIEIDVKVSNELCDNLYYSNGDEVLPMPSEYYSLASDKILLKKQMQGGVEVQLTDAFFADENALKNTYVIPLVMTNVVNADSILSGVALGDSPIRPNGADWDIVPKNYVMYCVKYINEWDAIYLRRGTDEIEIGNEVETVIRREESVENDELATCSTVSLNSVELPINIKNASSENVTCTLLLTFDQEDNCTISSVESDFTVSGSGKFVIDGEKNSWGDKDRNALYLDYTINMDGKKYSTKDTLVVRDRGVKPEYFTPEYIIK, from the coding sequence ATGAATAAGATGAAACAATATAAAGTAATTTGGGGACTGAGTATTTTATTATTTGGCTTCTTGATTACATCTTGTGAGAATAAAGAAGTCATATTTCCTGACTTTGAGTATTCAACTGTGTATTTTGCTAATCAATATCCTGTTAGGACTATTGTTTTAGGTGATGACATATTTGATAATACATTGGATAATGAGCATAAATGTAAAATTTATGCAACCATGGGAGGTGTTTATCAAAATGATAAAAACATAGAGATTGATGTAAAAGTTAGCAATGAACTATGTGATAATTTGTACTATTCCAATGGTGATGAAGTATTGCCAATGCCATCAGAATATTATTCTTTGGCTTCTGATAAGATTTTATTAAAGAAGCAAATGCAAGGTGGTGTAGAGGTGCAATTGACGGATGCTTTCTTTGCAGATGAAAATGCCCTCAAAAACACTTATGTAATACCTTTGGTAATGACGAATGTAGTAAATGCTGATTCAATTCTTTCAGGTGTAGCTTTGGGTGACTCACCAATTAGGCCTAATGGAGCGGATTGGGATATCGTGCCAAAAAATTATGTAATGTATTGTGTCAAGTATATTAATGAGTGGGATGCAATTTACTTAAGAAGAGGAACAGACGAAATTGAGATTGGTAATGAGGTTGAGACAGTAATTCGTAGAGAAGAGAGTGTTGAAAATGATGAGTTGGCTACTTGTTCAACAGTTTCTTTAAATTCTGTTGAATTGCCAATTAATATTAAGAATGCGAGTAGTGAAAATGTTACATGTACTTTACTATTAACTTTTGATCAAGAGGATAATTGCACAATTTCATCTGTTGAAAGTGATTTTACTGTTTCCGGTTCAGGTAAATTTGTGATAGATGGAGAGAAGAATAGTTGGGGTGACAAAGATCGCAATGCCTTGTATCTTGATTATACAATCAACATGGATGGTAAAAAATATTCAACCAAAGATACCCTTGTCGTTAGAGACAGGGGTGTTAAACCTGAATATTTTACGCCTGAGTATATTATTAAGTAG
- a CDS encoding RagB/SusD family nutrient uptake outer membrane protein, with translation MKNIFRFLVLLLVITSCDDVFEPALENIRDLDAMYKEPVYAQGLLANAYILLPYSSNPTSEVATDNAVTNDINNNYLSLATGSWSSDNNPTSQWDTRQNAIQYINLFLANTDEVLYSKNEAINTMYNDRLKGESYALRALHMYYLLMAHGGWSDDGQLLGVTIRTEPETVESDFNLPRNTFQECLNQIFDDIDQALELLPLDYGDISDAEIPQKYKDLGVTNAGDYNRANGDQIRGRISGRIIEAVRAQVALLASSPAYSNGNDVTYEDAAQYAAQVLDRINGITGIDMNGGTWYANASEIDNLGAGVAPAEIIWRSPIETNNNLETDNFPPSIYGNGRINPTQNLVDAFPMSNGYPISHNSYDPEFPYQNRDPRLEQYIVVNESVQGPNDSEIITGTYSVNNDGINKDNGWSTRTGYYLRKLLRKDCNPDPTYNTEQKHYTARIRYTELFLIYAEAANEAWGPNGTGGNTYSAYDVIKAIRQRAGIDEDDLYLESIKGDKDQMRELIRNERRLELCFENHRFWDLRRWKVSDLNETALGMQIGSVDGTKVYTPIEVELRNYKPHMYYGPIPYRELQKWSALVQNAGW, from the coding sequence ATGAAAAATATATTTAGATTTTTGGTTCTTCTACTTGTAATAACATCGTGTGATGATGTGTTTGAGCCCGCATTGGAGAACATACGTGATTTGGATGCAATGTATAAAGAACCAGTATATGCACAAGGTTTGCTTGCCAATGCGTATATACTACTTCCGTATTCATCCAATCCAACAAGCGAAGTTGCCACAGATAATGCAGTAACAAACGATATCAATAATAATTATCTGTCCTTGGCTACCGGATCGTGGAGTTCTGATAATAATCCAACATCACAATGGGATACGAGACAAAATGCAATTCAATACATTAATTTGTTTTTAGCCAATACTGATGAAGTATTATATAGTAAAAATGAGGCTATCAATACAATGTATAACGATAGACTTAAAGGAGAAAGCTATGCCTTGAGAGCCTTGCATATGTATTATCTTTTAATGGCTCATGGAGGGTGGTCTGATGATGGTCAACTACTGGGAGTAACGATTCGTACAGAACCAGAAACGGTAGAATCAGATTTTAATTTGCCGCGTAATACATTTCAGGAATGCCTTAATCAGATTTTTGATGATATTGATCAGGCATTAGAACTTCTACCATTGGATTATGGAGATATTAGTGATGCCGAAATTCCTCAGAAATATAAGGATTTGGGTGTTACCAATGCAGGAGATTATAACAGAGCCAATGGAGATCAAATTAGAGGTCGTATTAGTGGACGTATTATCGAAGCTGTAAGGGCACAAGTAGCATTATTGGCTTCCAGCCCCGCATATTCTAACGGTAATGATGTGACTTATGAGGATGCTGCACAATATGCAGCTCAGGTATTAGATCGCATTAATGGAATAACCGGTATAGATATGAATGGTGGAACCTGGTATGCAAATGCTTCTGAAATTGATAACCTGGGTGCAGGAGTAGCTCCTGCAGAAATTATTTGGCGAAGTCCAATTGAAACCAACAATAATCTTGAGACAGATAATTTCCCTCCATCTATTTATGGGAATGGTAGGATCAATCCAACACAAAATTTAGTGGATGCCTTCCCAATGAGTAACGGTTATCCCATTTCTCACAATAGCTATGATCCTGAGTTCCCATATCAAAACCGAGATCCTCGATTGGAGCAGTATATAGTGGTTAATGAGAGTGTTCAGGGACCTAATGATTCGGAAATTATTACTGGTACCTATAGTGTTAATAATGATGGTATTAATAAAGATAACGGATGGTCAACTAGGACAGGATATTATCTGAGAAAGTTGTTACGAAAGGATTGTAATCCAGATCCAACGTATAATACCGAGCAAAAACACTATACTGCACGAATAAGGTATACCGAATTATTTCTTATTTATGCGGAGGCGGCTAATGAAGCTTGGGGACCTAACGGAACAGGTGGAAATACTTATTCGGCATATGATGTAATTAAAGCTATCCGACAAAGAGCAGGTATAGATGAAGATGATCTTTACCTTGAATCAATAAAAGGTGATAAAGACCAAATGAGGGAGCTTATTAGAAACGAGAGGCGCTTAGAGTTATGTTTTGAAAACCATCGTTTTTGGGATTTAAGAAGATGGAAGGTTTCTGATTTAAATGAAACTGCACTCGGAATGCAAATAGGTAGTGTTGATGGAACCAAGGTTTATACTCCTATAGAGGTTGAATTAAGAAACTATAAACCACACATGTATTATGGACCTATTCCATACAGAGAATTACAAAAGTGGAGTGCATTAGTTCAAAATGCGGGTTGGTAA
- a CDS encoding endo-1,4-beta-xylanase, translating into MKYLNKIGLGVITVLSMISCADDSLLDFEVKKPESIQRYEYLKDYDVLKTYVDRTENPDFILGAGVSLNDYIQKDYRNSFISSNFDEMTAGYAMKHGAIVRDNGAMSFVGVESFIETAQEAGITIYGHTLCWHSNQNATYLNSIIADREIEVDPDDANNCLHVTTPSAKDNSWDWQLEYTLPAPLTAGVEYTLNMRAKASVAYSLGFWKTDGSSTNYGGIDLSDSWTDVSATFTPSMNATKLQFCFGTLGGELFFDDMVLTASGSEDNIIENGNFDADDLSQWGKPSWHAYTYLIEAIAAGPGTYWTNLVNNSDVEGDDVSSYFVTEINDGPNPATIGSAGTGADGVGSAIVVKSGDAPENDWDSQFFVKTGYTWEEGQTYRFTMKVRADKTATIASQAHNEPGGYLHYSMVGNPNVTTEWQEYTSTGVISEQQAGMNTIAFNLSVFKEANTYYFDDIEWEIEESGNSIPLTPEEKRDTISYALETWMSGMLEVSKDYVKAWDVVNEPMDDGNPYELKSGLNKAPADFASDEFYWQDYLGKDYAVMAFKLARQYGNESDIHFINDYNLEYNLDKCKGLIAYVEYIETHGARVDGIGTQMHINVDSDKDKIAQMFELLAATGKLIKVSELDIGINKKTSEATEEDYQAQAEMYAYVVNKYKELIPVSQQYGITVWSPTDSPAESSWRGGEPIGLWTLNYSRKHSYAGFADALSGN; encoded by the coding sequence ATGAAGTATTTAAATAAAATAGGATTAGGAGTCATTACCGTTCTGTCAATGATTTCCTGTGCCGATGATAGTTTGCTTGACTTTGAAGTCAAGAAACCGGAGAGTATTCAAAGGTATGAATACCTGAAAGACTATGATGTATTAAAGACATATGTTGATCGCACTGAAAATCCTGATTTCATATTGGGAGCAGGAGTTTCACTTAATGATTACATTCAAAAAGATTATAGAAATAGTTTTATTTCTTCCAATTTTGATGAAATGACTGCTGGTTATGCAATGAAGCACGGAGCCATAGTAAGAGATAATGGAGCCATGTCATTCGTCGGAGTTGAAAGTTTCATAGAAACTGCACAAGAAGCTGGTATAACCATTTATGGACATACTCTATGTTGGCATTCTAATCAAAATGCAACCTATCTGAATAGTATAATTGCTGATCGTGAAATTGAAGTTGATCCTGATGATGCCAATAATTGTTTACATGTTACCACACCAAGTGCTAAAGACAACAGTTGGGATTGGCAGCTTGAATACACATTGCCTGCGCCTTTAACAGCGGGAGTGGAATATACCTTAAATATGCGTGCAAAAGCCTCTGTTGCATATTCATTGGGTTTTTGGAAGACCGACGGTTCAAGTACAAATTATGGGGGCATAGATTTGAGTGATAGCTGGACCGATGTTTCCGCAACATTTACACCGAGTATGAATGCTACCAAATTACAGTTTTGCTTCGGAACATTAGGAGGAGAGCTCTTTTTTGATGACATGGTTCTTACGGCAAGTGGTTCAGAAGATAATATAATTGAAAATGGAAATTTCGATGCAGATGATCTTAGTCAGTGGGGAAAACCGAGTTGGCATGCTTACACCTATTTGATTGAAGCTATTGCAGCAGGACCTGGTACCTATTGGACAAACTTGGTAAACAATAGTGATGTCGAAGGTGATGATGTTTCCAGTTATTTCGTTACAGAAATAAATGATGGTCCAAATCCTGCTACAATTGGTTCAGCTGGTACAGGAGCAGATGGCGTGGGGAGTGCAATCGTTGTTAAATCGGGAGATGCGCCTGAAAATGATTGGGATTCTCAGTTCTTTGTAAAAACAGGTTATACATGGGAAGAAGGTCAAACCTATCGGTTTACCATGAAGGTTAGAGCGGATAAAACTGCAACTATCGCTTCTCAAGCACACAATGAACCGGGGGGGTATTTACATTATTCTATGGTTGGTAATCCGAACGTTACTACTGAATGGCAGGAATATACTAGTACTGGGGTTATTTCTGAACAACAAGCTGGTATGAATACTATTGCTTTTAATCTTTCAGTTTTTAAGGAAGCCAATACGTATTATTTTGATGATATTGAATGGGAGATAGAAGAATCGGGAAATTCAATACCTCTGACACCTGAAGAAAAAAGAGATACTATCTCTTATGCCTTAGAAACATGGATGTCTGGTATGCTAGAAGTTTCAAAAGACTATGTAAAAGCATGGGATGTGGTAAACGAACCAATGGATGATGGCAATCCTTATGAACTAAAATCAGGCTTAAATAAAGCTCCTGCAGATTTCGCAAGTGATGAATTTTACTGGCAGGATTATCTGGGTAAAGATTATGCAGTAATGGCTTTTAAACTGGCTCGTCAATATGGTAATGAAAGTGATATTCATTTTATTAATGATTATAATTTAGAGTATAATTTAGATAAATGTAAAGGTTTGATTGCCTATGTTGAGTACATTGAGACTCATGGTGCCAGAGTTGATGGAATTGGAACGCAAATGCATATTAATGTTGATTCGGATAAAGATAAGATTGCTCAAATGTTTGAACTTTTAGCAGCAACTGGAAAGCTAATTAAAGTTTCGGAGTTGGATATTGGCATTAATAAAAAAACATCGGAAGCAACAGAAGAAGATTATCAGGCTCAAGCTGAAATGTATGCATATGTAGTGAACAAGTACAAGGAATTGATTCCAGTATCACAACAATATGGAATAACAGTTTGGAGTCCTACGGACAGTCCGGCAGAATCTTCTTGGAGAGGTGGAGAACCAATTGGGTTATGGACATTAAATTATTCACGTAAACACTCTTATGCAGGCTTTGCAGATGCTCTGTCAGGAAACTAA